The Daucus carota subsp. sativus chromosome 2, DH1 v3.0, whole genome shotgun sequence genome includes a window with the following:
- the LOC108208359 gene encoding uncharacterized protein LOC108208359 codes for MPSREDETVNDSIDMEEEEYSDDDSCMRIYPSHGAHHYKPQDLIDFSTRAITQYNQKKGSSYMFVELVEGKMLLGDTVITEYKAQETNGVIKTFRASATTTVRRASAKTTYALSDPNLRIRITRVPDSGFLIVSSDSDSDSDSDSGSE; via the exons ATGCCGTCGCGGGAAGATGAAACTGTGAATGATTCAATTGATATGGAGGAAGAGGAGTACTCAGATGATGACAGTTGTATGCGTATATACCCTAGTCATGGTGCACACCATTATAAACCTCAAGATCTCATTGATTTCTCTACCAGAGCAATCACACAGTATAACCAGAAGAAG GGTAGCTCGTACATGTTTGTGGAACTGGTGGAGGGTAAGATGTTATTAGGTGATACTGTAATAACCGAATATAAAGCACAAGAAACTAATGGTGTGATTAAGACCTTCAGAGCAAGTGCAACAACCACCGTCAGAAGAGCAAGTGCAAAAACCACCTATGCCCTGTCCGATCCTAATTTACGTATCAGGATTACTCGAGTCCCTGATTCTGGATTTCTAATCGTTTCCTCCGACTCCGACTCTGACTCTGACTCTGACTCGGGATCTGAGTAG